From a single Sorghum bicolor cultivar BTx623 chromosome 5, Sorghum_bicolor_NCBIv3, whole genome shotgun sequence genomic region:
- the LOC8070203 gene encoding scarecrow-like protein 9 isoform X4: protein MATTPEEFFIKDVMEQPPASPPVFPNLPQSPNVSNEACHHIPNNDMMLPYISHMLMEDDIDNELSDHSALLQVQQPFAQILSSHSLGTNTDHCEGPNEFLHEGRGDGSPHYSPLSKGSCVVGAYLKGMEEANMLLPKGSIFRRDELVNQIRESNIIDSRVRKSYNKEHLLEEEVRTTNKAVMMNNELEEKCGMIDKMMLHVYETCIKGMESVNIDNTDVEKRNKNSGRIKAVRDNVVDIRRLLISCAQALAADNHMTARELLKKIKQHASATGDTTQRLAHCFAKGLEARILGTGSQLWQLLMLEYPSAVEFLKAYSLYSEACCFVNVTFIFSAMTIMQLMVGKNRLHIVDYGTRFGFQWTGLLRLLASKEGRLPEVKITIIARPKPICFRGEQIEKIGCRLMKCADELGLPSFKFHSIVKNWEDTSIMDLQTDTDEVLVVTDLFSFSILMEESIFFDAPSPRDTVLNNIKKMRPDVFIQNVMNCSYGSCFLSRFRETLFYYMALFDMLDTTMPRESESRLVLEKVLLGCYVFNGISCEGTDLLERPEKYNQWQTRNQRAGLRQLQLKSSIVKVVKNEVIKHYHKDFMICQDGQWLLQGWMGRVLSAHTTWVADEDASCG from the coding sequence ATGGCCACCACACCGGAGGAATTTTTCATCAAGGATGTTATGGAGCAGCCACCAGCATCCCCACCAGTCTTCCCCAACCTTCCCCAGAGCCCCAATGTCAGCAATGAGGCCTGCCATCATATTCCTAATAATGACATGATGCTCCCTTACATCTCACACATGCTCATGGAGGATGACATTGACAATGAGCTCAGTGATCACTCTGCGTTACTCCAGGTGCAGCAGCCCTTTGCTCAGATCCTCTCCTCCCATTCCCTTGGCACTAACACCGATCACTGTGAGGGGCCCAATGAATTCTTGCATGAAGGTCGTGGTGATGGAAGCCCCCACTATTCGCCGTTATCCAAGGGAAGCTGTGTGGTGGGGGCATACTTGAAGGGCATGGAAGAAGCCAACATGCTCCTGCCCAAAGGCAGCATCTTTAGAAGGGATGAGCTGGTGAATCAAATCAGGGAAAGCAACATTATTGATAGTAGAGTCAGGAAAAGTTACAATAAGGAACACCTTCTAGAGGAGGAGGTAAGAACTACCAACAAAGCTGTTATGATGAATAATGAGCTAGAGGAGAAATGTGGCATGATTGACAAAATGATGTTGCATGTTTATGAGACATGCATCAAGGGAATGGAGAGTGTCAACATTGACAATACTGACGTCGAGAAGAGAAACAAGAATAGCGGGAGGATCAAAGCGGTGAGGGACAATGTGGTCGACATACGCAGGTTGTTAATCTCTTGTGCGCAGGCTCTGGCAGCGGACAATCACATGACAGCGCGTGAGCTACTGAAGAAGATCAAGCAACATGCATCAGCAACAGGGGACACCACCCAACGGCTAGCTCATTGTTTTGCCAAGGGATTAGAGGCACGGATACTAGGCACAGGGAGCCAGCTTTGGCAGTTGCTCATGTTAGAGTACCCATCAGCTGTAGAGTTCCTTAAGGCCTATAGCCTTTACTCTGAAGCTTGCTGTTTTGTTAATGTGACATTCATTTTTTCAGCAATGACCATCATGCAGCTCATGGTTGGTAAGAATAGGTTGCATATCGTGGATTATGGTACACGTTTCGGGTTTCAATGGACAGGCTTGCTCCGCTTGCTGGCAAGTAAAGAAGGACGCCTACCAGAGGTGAAGATCACCATCATAGCCCGCCCAAAGCCTATTTGCTTCCGAGGTGAGCAGATTGAGAAAATAGGCTGTCGGCTCATGAAATGTGCCGATGAGCTTGGCTTGCCTTCATTCAAGTTCCACTCAATCGTGAAAAACTGGGAGGATACTTCTATCATGGACTTGCAGACAGACACTGATGAGGTGCTCGTTGTGACTGACCTATTTAGTTTCAGCATCTTGATGGAAGAGAGCATATTCTTTGATGCTCCAAGCCCTAGGGATACTGTCCTCAATAACATCAAGAAGATGAGACCAGATGTATTCATCCAGAACGTTATGAACTGTTCATATGGCTCTTGCTTCTTGTCACGGTTTCGAGAGACACTATTCTATTACATGGCATTGTTTGACATGTTGGACACAACCATGCCAAGGGAGAGTGAATCTCGATTGGTGCTAGAGAAAGTTCTTCTTGGATGTTATGTGTTTAATGGCATTTCTTGTGAAGGCACAGACCTACTAGAACGTCCTGAGAAATATAATCAATGGCAGACAAGAAACCAACGAGCAGGCCTAAGGCAGCTGCAACTGAAATCAAGCATTGTGAAGGTAGTGAAAAACGAGGTCATTAAGCATTACCACAAAGACTTTATGATTTGCCAGGATGGCCAATGGCTTCTGCAAGGATGGATGGGGCGTGTCCTCTCTGCCCACACGACATGGGTAGCAGACGAAGACGCCTCTTGTGGATGA
- the LOC8070203 gene encoding scarecrow-like protein 14 isoform X2: MPLPARVFSWTPLSLPSQEFFCKGLMEQPPPSPPVFTDDLPQEPNGSSEGQHHVVPNEMMLSYVSHVLLDDDIDEKLNNHPALLQVQQPFAQILSSPSSGTNAGSREGSHNFLHEGNNVDETVLNLTLSKGTYAVGAFLKGMEEANKFLPKDNNFRRDELLNHIVRESSSHSGVKKRHSRDRDDHLQLEITRTSKAMTMTKEQEENDLANEMLDEMMLHGYKACIRGMDKMCVTMDSEVEKKNMNSGSRKGMRDGNVVDICRLMISCAQEVAVNNHSRARELLKQIMQHASETGDATQRLAQCFSKGLEARLVGTGSLLWELLMAERPSVVELIKASSVYYEACCFNKMALVFSEVTIMQAMVGKSRLHIVDYGMEFAYQWAGLLRSLASREGALPEVKITAIGLPKPKSYPTEKIEEIGCRLGRFAHEFGLPSFKFHTIKTNWEDACIEDLKIEADEVLVVNDLFSFSTLTDEIISIDGLSPRDIVLNNISKMRPHVFIQSVYNCSYGSSFLSRFREMLLYYTALFDIFDATIPRDCKSRMVLEQVVLGRSVLNAVSCEGADLVERPERYRQWQMRNQRAGLRQLPLKTSIVEIVKDMVMKHHHKDFLIFQDGQWLLQGWRGRVHFAHSTWVAADAASRGLGSSNAE; encoded by the exons ATGCCACTGCCAGCAAGAGTCTTTTCTTGGACGCCTCTCAGCTTGCCATCCC AGGAATTCTTCTGCAAGGGTCTCATGGAGCAGCCACCACCATCCCCACCTGTCTTCACCGACGACCTTCCCCAGGAGCCCAATGGCAGCAGCGAGGGCCAGCATCATGTCGTCCCTAATGAGATGATGCTTTCTTACGTCTCACACGTGCTCCTGGATGATGATATTGACGAGAAGCTCAATAATCACCCTGCGCTACTCCAGGTGCAGCAGCCCTTTGCTCAGATCCTGTCTTCCCCTTCCTCTGGCACTAACGCTGGCAGCAGGGAGGGGTCCCACAATTTCTTGCATGAAGGTAATAATGTTGATGAAACCGTGCTCAATTTGACTTTATCCAAGGGGACATATGCTGTGGGGGCGTTCTTGAAGGGTATGGAAGAGGCCAACAAGTTCTTGCCCAAAGACAACAACTTTAGAAGGGATGAGCTGTTGAATCACATAGTCAGGGAAAGCAGCAGTCACAGTGGGGTGAAGAAGAGGCATAGTAGGGATAGGGATGATCATCTACAATTGGAgataacaagaacaagcaaagctATGACAATGACCAAGGAGCAAGAGGAGAACGACTTGGCCAATGAGATGCTTGATGAAATGATGTTGCATGGATACAAGGCGTGCATTAGGGGCATGGACAAGATGTGTGTCACCATGGACAGTGAAGtggaaaagaaaaacatgaATAGTGGTAGTCGCAAGGGGATGAGGGACGGCAATGTGGTCGATATATGCAGGTTGATGATCTCTTGTGCGCAGGAGGTGGCAGTGAACAATCACTCGAGGGCACGAGAGCTGCTGAAGCAGATCATGCAGCACGCATCAGAAACAGGGGATGCCACACAACGGCTGGCTCAATGTTTCAGCAAGGGGCTGGAGGCACGGCTAGTGGGCACGGGGAGTCTGCTTTGGGAGTTGCTAATGGCAGAGCGACCTTCTGTTGTGGAGCTCATCAAGGCCTCCAGCGTTTACTATGAAGCCTGCTGCTTCAACAAGATGGCACTTGTTTTCTCTGAGGTGACCATCATGCAGGCAATGGTGGGTAAGAGCAGGCTACACATCGTTGATTATGGTATGGAGTTTGCATACCAGTGGGCAGGCTTGCTCCGCTCGTTGGCGAGTAGAGAAGGTGCCCTGCCAGAGGTGAAGATCACTGCCATAGGCCTCCCCAAGCCCAAATCCTACCCAACCGAGAAGATCGAGGAAATAGGGTGCCGGCTCGGCAGATTTGCCCATGAGTTTGGTCTGCCTTCGTTCAAGTTCCACACTATCAAGACAAACTGGGAGGACGCTTGCATCGAGGACCTGAAAATAGAGGCTGATGAGGTGCTTGTTGTGAATGACCTCTTCAGTTTCAGCACCTTGACGGATGAGATCATATCCATTGATGGCCTAAGCCCCAGGGATATCGTCCTCAATAACATCAGCAAGATGAGACCACATGTGTTTATCCAGAGCGTCTACAATTGTTCGTATGGCTCGTCCTTCCTGTCACGGTTTCGAGAGATGCTTTTGTATTACACGGCACTATTTGACATATTTGATGCAACCATCCCAAGGGATTGTAAGTCTCGGATGGTGCTAGAGCAGGTTGTGCTTGGACGCTCTGTGCTGAATGCCGTCAGCTGCGAAGGCGCGGACCTGGTGGAACGCCCTGAGAGGTACAGGCAATGGCAGATGAGAAACCAACGGGCTGGCCTGAGGCAGCTGCCACTGAAGACAAGCATTGTAGAGATAGTGAAAGATATGGTCATGAAACACCACCACAAGGACTTCCTGATCTTCCAGGATGGCCAATGGCTTTTGCAAGGATGGAGGGGGCGTGTCCACTTTGCCCACTCAACATGGGTTGCAGCAGATGCCGCTTCTAGAGGTTTAGGTTCTTCCAACGCTGAATGA
- the LOC8070203 gene encoding scarecrow-like protein 33 isoform X3, which translates to MPLPARVFSWTPLSLPSRTIDQIKSPPFILATDPLTALPLITMATTPEEFFCKGLMEQPPPSPPVFTDDLPQEPNGSSEGQHHVVPNEMMLSYVSHVLLDDDIDEKLNNHPALLQGTYAVGAFLKGMEEANKFLPKDNNFRRDELLNHIVRESSSHSGVKKRHSRDRDDHLQLEITRTSKAMTMTKEQEENDLANEMLDEMMLHGYKACIRGMDKMCVTMDSEVEKKNMNSGSRKGMRDGNVVDICRLMISCAQEVAVNNHSRARELLKQIMQHASETGDATQRLAQCFSKGLEARLVGTGSLLWELLMAERPSVVELIKASSVYYEACCFNKMALVFSEVTIMQAMVGKSRLHIVDYGMEFAYQWAGLLRSLASREGALPEVKITAIGLPKPKSYPTEKIEEIGCRLGRFAHEFGLPSFKFHTIKTNWEDACIEDLKIEADEVLVVNDLFSFSTLTDEIISIDGLSPRDIVLNNISKMRPHVFIQSVYNCSYGSSFLSRFREMLLYYTALFDIFDATIPRDCKSRMVLEQVVLGRSVLNAVSCEGADLVERPERYRQWQMRNQRAGLRQLPLKTSIVEIVKDMVMKHHHKDFLIFQDGQWLLQGWRGRVHFAHSTWVAADAASRGLGSSNAE; encoded by the exons ATGCCACTGCCAGCAAGAGTCTTTTCTTGGACGCCTCTCAGCTTGCCATCCC GAACCATCGACCAAATTAAAAGTCCTCCGTTCATCTTGGCTACTGATCCACTGACTGCACTACCATTGATCACCATGGCCACCACACCAGAGGAATTCTTCTGCAAGGGTCTCATGGAGCAGCCACCACCATCCCCACCTGTCTTCACCGACGACCTTCCCCAGGAGCCCAATGGCAGCAGCGAGGGCCAGCATCATGTCGTCCCTAATGAGATGATGCTTTCTTACGTCTCACACGTGCTCCTGGATGATGATATTGACGAGAAGCTCAATAATCACCCTGCGCTACTCCAG GGGACATATGCTGTGGGGGCGTTCTTGAAGGGTATGGAAGAGGCCAACAAGTTCTTGCCCAAAGACAACAACTTTAGAAGGGATGAGCTGTTGAATCACATAGTCAGGGAAAGCAGCAGTCACAGTGGGGTGAAGAAGAGGCATAGTAGGGATAGGGATGATCATCTACAATTGGAgataacaagaacaagcaaagctATGACAATGACCAAGGAGCAAGAGGAGAACGACTTGGCCAATGAGATGCTTGATGAAATGATGTTGCATGGATACAAGGCGTGCATTAGGGGCATGGACAAGATGTGTGTCACCATGGACAGTGAAGtggaaaagaaaaacatgaATAGTGGTAGTCGCAAGGGGATGAGGGACGGCAATGTGGTCGATATATGCAGGTTGATGATCTCTTGTGCGCAGGAGGTGGCAGTGAACAATCACTCGAGGGCACGAGAGCTGCTGAAGCAGATCATGCAGCACGCATCAGAAACAGGGGATGCCACACAACGGCTGGCTCAATGTTTCAGCAAGGGGCTGGAGGCACGGCTAGTGGGCACGGGGAGTCTGCTTTGGGAGTTGCTAATGGCAGAGCGACCTTCTGTTGTGGAGCTCATCAAGGCCTCCAGCGTTTACTATGAAGCCTGCTGCTTCAACAAGATGGCACTTGTTTTCTCTGAGGTGACCATCATGCAGGCAATGGTGGGTAAGAGCAGGCTACACATCGTTGATTATGGTATGGAGTTTGCATACCAGTGGGCAGGCTTGCTCCGCTCGTTGGCGAGTAGAGAAGGTGCCCTGCCAGAGGTGAAGATCACTGCCATAGGCCTCCCCAAGCCCAAATCCTACCCAACCGAGAAGATCGAGGAAATAGGGTGCCGGCTCGGCAGATTTGCCCATGAGTTTGGTCTGCCTTCGTTCAAGTTCCACACTATCAAGACAAACTGGGAGGACGCTTGCATCGAGGACCTGAAAATAGAGGCTGATGAGGTGCTTGTTGTGAATGACCTCTTCAGTTTCAGCACCTTGACGGATGAGATCATATCCATTGATGGCCTAAGCCCCAGGGATATCGTCCTCAATAACATCAGCAAGATGAGACCACATGTGTTTATCCAGAGCGTCTACAATTGTTCGTATGGCTCGTCCTTCCTGTCACGGTTTCGAGAGATGCTTTTGTATTACACGGCACTATTTGACATATTTGATGCAACCATCCCAAGGGATTGTAAGTCTCGGATGGTGCTAGAGCAGGTTGTGCTTGGACGCTCTGTGCTGAATGCCGTCAGCTGCGAAGGCGCGGACCTGGTGGAACGCCCTGAGAGGTACAGGCAATGGCAGATGAGAAACCAACGGGCTGGCCTGAGGCAGCTGCCACTGAAGACAAGCATTGTAGAGATAGTGAAAGATATGGTCATGAAACACCACCACAAGGACTTCCTGATCTTCCAGGATGGCCAATGGCTTTTGCAAGGATGGAGGGGGCGTGTCCACTTTGCCCACTCAACATGGGTTGCAGCAGATGCCGCTTCTAGAGGTTTAGGTTCTTCCAACGCTGAATGA
- the LOC8070204 gene encoding scarecrow-like protein 9, with translation MATTPEEFFIMDLMEQPPASPPVFIDLPQKPNVSNEVRHRVPNDDMMLPYISHMLMEDDIDDELNNHPALLQVQQPFAQILSSHSLGTNTNNSEGANEFLHEGNGDEGALNSPLSKGTCVLGAYLKGMEEANMLLHKDNDIRRDELVINQIRESNITDSWVRKRYNRDHLIEEEVRSANKAVTRSKGPEEKHSNEMLDEMMLHSYETCIKGMEHVTMDNSEVEKRNMKSGRIKVARVVDIRRLLISCAQALAADDDKTTRELLKQIQQHASATGDATQRLAHCFAMGLEARIVGSGSQLLQRLMLEYPSAIEFLKAYKLFSEVCCFINVTFIFSAMTIMQAMAGKSRLHIVDYGTRFGFQWAGLLRLLASKKGGLPEVKITAIARPKPMCHPGEQIEKIGCRLRKCAHELGLPSFKFHTIMKNWEDTFIIDMHTDSDEVLVVSDMFSFGILMEESLFFDDPSPRDTVLHNIKKMRPDVFIQNVINRSYGASFLSRFRDTVFYYMALFDMLDATIPRDSKSRLLLEKVLLGCHAFNSISCEGMDLVEIPEKYKQWQTRNQRAGLRQLPLKSSILNVVKDEVMKHYHKDFMISQDGQWLLQGWMGRVICAHTTWVANEDTSSE, from the coding sequence ATGGCCACCACACCAGAGGAATTCTTCATCATGGATCTTATGGAGCAGCCACCAGCATCCCCACCTGTCTTCATTGACCTTCCCCAGAAGCCCAATGTCAGCAACGAGGTCCGGCATCGTGTCCCTAATGATGACATGATGCTCCCTTACATCTCACACATGCTCATGGAGGACGACATCGACGATGAACTCAACAACCACCCTGCGCTTCTCCAGGTGCAGCAGCCCTTTGCTCAGATCCTCTCCTCCCATTCCCTTGGCACTAACACCAACAACAGCGAGGGGGCCAACGAATTCTTGCATGAAGGTAATGGTGATGAAGGTGCCCTCAATTCACCCTTATCCAAGGGCACATGTGTGTTGGGAGCATACTTGAAGGGCATGGAAGAAGCTAACATGCTTCTGCACAAAGACAACGACATTAGAAGGGATGAGTTGGTGATTAATCAGATCAGGGAAAGCAACATTACTGATAGTTGGGTGAGGAAAAGGTACAATAGGGATCACCTTATAGAGGAGGAGGTAAGAAGTGCCAACAAAGCTGTGACGAGAAGCAAGGGGCCAgaggagaaacatagcaatgagATGCTTGATGAGATGATGTTGCATTCCTATGAGACATGCATCAAAGGCATGGAGCATGTCACCATGGACAATAGCGAAGTGGAGAAGAGAAACATGAAGAGTGGAAGGATCAAAGTGGCGAGGGTGGTCGACATACGCAGGCTGTTGATATCTTGTGCGCAGGCACTGGCAGCCGACGATGACAAGACAACCCGTGAGTTACTGAAGCAGATCCAGCAACATGCTTCAGCAACAGGGGACGCCACCCAACGGCTAGCTCATTGTTTCGCCATGGGGCTAGAGGCACGGATAGTGGGCTCTGGAAGCCAGCTTTTGCAGCGGCTTATGTTAGAGTACCCCTCAGCCATTGAGTTCCTTAAGGCCTACAAACTTTTCTCTGAAGTTTGCTGCTTCATCAATGTGACGTTCATTTTTTCAGCAATGACCATTATGCAGGCCATGGCAGGTAAGAGCAGGTTGCATATTGTGGATTATGGTACGCGTTTCGGGTTTCAATGGGCAGGATTGCTCCGCTTGCTGGCGAGTAAAAAGGGTGGCCTGCCAGAGGTGAAGATCACCGCCATAGCCCGCCCCAAGCCTATGTGCCACCCAGGTGAGCAGATTGAGAAAATTGGCTGCCGGCTCAGGAAGTGTGCCCATGAGCTTGGCTTGCCTTCATTCAAGTTCCACACAATCATGAAAAACTGGGAGGATACTTTCATCATAGACATGCacacagattctgatgaggtgCTCGTTGTGAGTGACATGTTTAGTTTCGGCATCTTGATGGAAGAGAGCTTATTCTTTGATGATCCAAGCCCAAGGGATACTGTCCTCCATAACATCAAGAAGATGAGGCCAGATGTATTCATCCAGAACGTTATAAATCGTTCATATGGTGCCTCCTTCTTGTCACGGTTTCGGGATACAGTCTTCTATTACATGGCACTATTTGACATGTTGGACGCAACCATCCCAAGGGACAGTAAATCTCGATTGTTGTTGGAGAAAGTCCTTCTTGGATGTCATGCATTTAACAGCATTTCCTGTGAAGGTATGGACCTAGTGGAAATTCCTGAGAAATATAAACAATGGCAGACAAGAAACCAACGAGCAGGCCTAAGGCAGCTGCCACTGAAATCAAGCATTCTGAATGTAGTGaaagatgaggtcatgaagCATTACCACAAAGACTTTATGATCTCCCAGGATGGCCAATGGCTTTTGCAAGGATGGATGGGGCGTGTCATCTGCGCGCACACGACATGGGTAGCAAATGAAGATACCTCTTCTGAATGA
- the LOC8070203 gene encoding scarecrow-like protein 34 isoform X1: MPLPARVFSWTPLSLPSRTIDQIKSPPFILATDPLTALPLITMATTPEEFFCKGLMEQPPPSPPVFTDDLPQEPNGSSEGQHHVVPNEMMLSYVSHVLLDDDIDEKLNNHPALLQVQQPFAQILSSPSSGTNAGSREGSHNFLHEGNNVDETVLNLTLSKGTYAVGAFLKGMEEANKFLPKDNNFRRDELLNHIVRESSSHSGVKKRHSRDRDDHLQLEITRTSKAMTMTKEQEENDLANEMLDEMMLHGYKACIRGMDKMCVTMDSEVEKKNMNSGSRKGMRDGNVVDICRLMISCAQEVAVNNHSRARELLKQIMQHASETGDATQRLAQCFSKGLEARLVGTGSLLWELLMAERPSVVELIKASSVYYEACCFNKMALVFSEVTIMQAMVGKSRLHIVDYGMEFAYQWAGLLRSLASREGALPEVKITAIGLPKPKSYPTEKIEEIGCRLGRFAHEFGLPSFKFHTIKTNWEDACIEDLKIEADEVLVVNDLFSFSTLTDEIISIDGLSPRDIVLNNISKMRPHVFIQSVYNCSYGSSFLSRFREMLLYYTALFDIFDATIPRDCKSRMVLEQVVLGRSVLNAVSCEGADLVERPERYRQWQMRNQRAGLRQLPLKTSIVEIVKDMVMKHHHKDFLIFQDGQWLLQGWRGRVHFAHSTWVAADAASRGLGSSNAE; the protein is encoded by the exons ATGCCACTGCCAGCAAGAGTCTTTTCTTGGACGCCTCTCAGCTTGCCATCCC GAACCATCGACCAAATTAAAAGTCCTCCGTTCATCTTGGCTACTGATCCACTGACTGCACTACCATTGATCACCATGGCCACCACACCAGAGGAATTCTTCTGCAAGGGTCTCATGGAGCAGCCACCACCATCCCCACCTGTCTTCACCGACGACCTTCCCCAGGAGCCCAATGGCAGCAGCGAGGGCCAGCATCATGTCGTCCCTAATGAGATGATGCTTTCTTACGTCTCACACGTGCTCCTGGATGATGATATTGACGAGAAGCTCAATAATCACCCTGCGCTACTCCAGGTGCAGCAGCCCTTTGCTCAGATCCTGTCTTCCCCTTCCTCTGGCACTAACGCTGGCAGCAGGGAGGGGTCCCACAATTTCTTGCATGAAGGTAATAATGTTGATGAAACCGTGCTCAATTTGACTTTATCCAAGGGGACATATGCTGTGGGGGCGTTCTTGAAGGGTATGGAAGAGGCCAACAAGTTCTTGCCCAAAGACAACAACTTTAGAAGGGATGAGCTGTTGAATCACATAGTCAGGGAAAGCAGCAGTCACAGTGGGGTGAAGAAGAGGCATAGTAGGGATAGGGATGATCATCTACAATTGGAgataacaagaacaagcaaagctATGACAATGACCAAGGAGCAAGAGGAGAACGACTTGGCCAATGAGATGCTTGATGAAATGATGTTGCATGGATACAAGGCGTGCATTAGGGGCATGGACAAGATGTGTGTCACCATGGACAGTGAAGtggaaaagaaaaacatgaATAGTGGTAGTCGCAAGGGGATGAGGGACGGCAATGTGGTCGATATATGCAGGTTGATGATCTCTTGTGCGCAGGAGGTGGCAGTGAACAATCACTCGAGGGCACGAGAGCTGCTGAAGCAGATCATGCAGCACGCATCAGAAACAGGGGATGCCACACAACGGCTGGCTCAATGTTTCAGCAAGGGGCTGGAGGCACGGCTAGTGGGCACGGGGAGTCTGCTTTGGGAGTTGCTAATGGCAGAGCGACCTTCTGTTGTGGAGCTCATCAAGGCCTCCAGCGTTTACTATGAAGCCTGCTGCTTCAACAAGATGGCACTTGTTTTCTCTGAGGTGACCATCATGCAGGCAATGGTGGGTAAGAGCAGGCTACACATCGTTGATTATGGTATGGAGTTTGCATACCAGTGGGCAGGCTTGCTCCGCTCGTTGGCGAGTAGAGAAGGTGCCCTGCCAGAGGTGAAGATCACTGCCATAGGCCTCCCCAAGCCCAAATCCTACCCAACCGAGAAGATCGAGGAAATAGGGTGCCGGCTCGGCAGATTTGCCCATGAGTTTGGTCTGCCTTCGTTCAAGTTCCACACTATCAAGACAAACTGGGAGGACGCTTGCATCGAGGACCTGAAAATAGAGGCTGATGAGGTGCTTGTTGTGAATGACCTCTTCAGTTTCAGCACCTTGACGGATGAGATCATATCCATTGATGGCCTAAGCCCCAGGGATATCGTCCTCAATAACATCAGCAAGATGAGACCACATGTGTTTATCCAGAGCGTCTACAATTGTTCGTATGGCTCGTCCTTCCTGTCACGGTTTCGAGAGATGCTTTTGTATTACACGGCACTATTTGACATATTTGATGCAACCATCCCAAGGGATTGTAAGTCTCGGATGGTGCTAGAGCAGGTTGTGCTTGGACGCTCTGTGCTGAATGCCGTCAGCTGCGAAGGCGCGGACCTGGTGGAACGCCCTGAGAGGTACAGGCAATGGCAGATGAGAAACCAACGGGCTGGCCTGAGGCAGCTGCCACTGAAGACAAGCATTGTAGAGATAGTGAAAGATATGGTCATGAAACACCACCACAAGGACTTCCTGATCTTCCAGGATGGCCAATGGCTTTTGCAAGGATGGAGGGGGCGTGTCCACTTTGCCCACTCAACATGGGTTGCAGCAGATGCCGCTTCTAGAGGTTTAGGTTCTTCCAACGCTGAATGA